From Penaeus vannamei isolate JL-2024 chromosome 37, ASM4276789v1, whole genome shotgun sequence, one genomic window encodes:
- the LOC113821142 gene encoding histone H1-beta, late embryonic: MAETAAVKKAPAKKPTHPQYAIMIAAAIKALKERTGSSRQAILKYIIANYKVGDEKKAGVRLKLALRKGVTKGTLRQMKGTGAAGSFRLAKDEAKPAKKAAKKPAAKKPAAKKPAAKKPAAKKAAKKPAAKKSPKKPAAKKVAKKPAAKKPAAKKPAAKKVAKKPAAKKPAKK; encoded by the coding sequence ATGGCCGAAACCGCTGCCGTGAAGAAGGCTCCTGCCAAGAAGCCCACCCACCCCCAGTATGCCATCATGATCGCCGCCGCCATCAAGGCCCTGAAGGAGCGCACCGGCTCATCCCGCCAGGCCATCCTCAAGTACATCATCGCCAACTACAAGGTCGGAGATGAGAAGAAGGCCGGCGTCCGCCTCAAGCTGGCCCTCAGGAAGGGCGTCACCAAGGGAACCCTCAGGCAGATGAAGGGAACCGGCGCCGCTGGTTCCTTCAGGCTGGCCAAGGACGAGGCCAAGCCCGCCAAGAAGGCCGCCAAGAAGCCCGCTGCCAAGAAGCCAGCAGCTAAGAAGCCCGCCGCCAAGAAGCCAGCTGCCAAGAAGGCCGCTAAGAAGCCAGCTGCCAAGAAGAGCCCAAAGAAGCCCGCTGCCAAGAAGGTTGCCAAGAAGCCAGCTGCCAAGAAGCCTGCAGCAAAGAAGCCCGCAGCCAAGAAGGTCGCAAAGAAGCCAGCTGCTAAGAAGCCAGCCAAGAAATAG